Within the Pseudomonas guangdongensis genome, the region GCGCACCCCGCGCCAGAGGAAGAACGCCTCGGCGGCCTGCTCGACCAGCATGCCCAGTCCGTCGAGGGTGCGCGCCGCGCCCTGCTCGGCGGCCCAGCGGTTGAAGGCGGTCGGCGCCTTGGCATACATCATGTCGTAGCAGACGGTGTGTCCCGGCGCGATCAGCCGCGGCGAGATCGGCGGCAGCTCGCCGGCCAGGCTGGCCGAGGTGCCGTTGACGATCAGGTCGACCGGCGCGTCGATCCAGTCGAAGCCGCTGGCCACCACCGGGCCGAGGTCGGCGAACAGCCGCGCCAGCTCCTCGGCGCGCGCCACGGTGCGGTTGGCGATCACCAGCTCGGCCGGCCGTTCGGCCAGCAGCGGCTCCAGCACGCCGCGCACCGCGCCGCCGGCGCCGAGCAGCAGGATGCGCTGGCCGCGCAGGGCGAGGCCGGCATTGACGGTGAGGTCGCGCACCAGGCCGGCGCCGTCGGTGTTGTCGCCGAGCAGGCGGCCGTCGTCCAGCTTCTTCAGGGTGTTCACCGCACCGGCGCGGGCGGCGCGCTCGGTCAGCGCGTCGGCGAGGCGGAAGGCCTCCTCCTTGAACGGCACGGTGACGTTGGCGCCGCGGCCCTCGCGGAAGAAGGCGCGGGCGAAGCCGGGGAAATCGTCCAGCGGCGCCAGCAGGGCGTCGTAGATGAGCGGCTCGCCGGTCTGCGCGGCGAACAGGCGGTGGATCAGCGGCGACTTGCTGTGGCCGATGGGGTTGCCGAACACGCAATAGCGGTCCATCAACGGGACTCCTCGATCAGGTTGGACAGTTCGATCAGGTTGCGGTCGGGGTCGCGCAGGTACACCGAGCGGATCGGTCCGGTCGCGCCGGTGCGCGCTACCGGACCTTCCTCGATGGGCACGCCGCAGGCCTGCAGGTGGGCGATCGCCTGCTCCAGCGGCGTCGCGACGAGGAAGCACAGGTCGGCCGAGCCGGGCGTCGGCCGCGCGGCCTTGGGCTCGAACTCGCCGCCGTGGGGATGCAGGTTGATCTTCTGTCGACCGAAGGCGAGCGCGGTGCGCCCACCGGTGAAGGTGACCGGCCGCATGCCCAGCACCCGCGCGTAGAAGTCGCAGGTGGTGGGGATGTCGGCCACGGT harbors:
- a CDS encoding VOC family protein, translating into MQIEHLDHLVLTVADIPTTCDFYARVLGMRPVTFTGGRTALAFGRQKINLHPHGGEFEPKAARPTPGSADLCFLVATPLEQAIAHLQACGVPIEEGPVARTGATGPIRSVYLRDPDRNLIELSNLIEESR
- the aroE gene encoding shikimate dehydrogenase, with the protein product MDRYCVFGNPIGHSKSPLIHRLFAAQTGEPLIYDALLAPLDDFPGFARAFFREGRGANVTVPFKEEAFRLADALTERAARAGAVNTLKKLDDGRLLGDNTDGAGLVRDLTVNAGLALRGQRILLLGAGGAVRGVLEPLLAERPAELVIANRTVARAEELARLFADLGPVVASGFDWIDAPVDLIVNGTSASLAGELPPISPRLIAPGHTVCYDMMYAKAPTAFNRWAAEQGAARTLDGLGMLVEQAAEAFFLWRGVRPDSAPVLAELRRQLNEG